In Candidatus Goldiibacteriota bacterium, one DNA window encodes the following:
- a CDS encoding MarR family transcriptional regulator yields MDAASRELTEYIRRVGHLAQKKFPKKACLRGVHEITMAQMYVIGRVFENGRMKMGDLAKSEGVKLPTMTSMVNKLVKNGLFIRQSDEKDRRTVWISVSGKTRKEVIGYLKQMDSLMGNLMSVLTNEEKKTSLKILKKMENHLERMGK; encoded by the coding sequence ATGGATGCGGCATCAAGGGAGTTAACGGAATATATCCGCAGAGTGGGACATCTTGCCCAGAAAAAATTTCCAAAAAAAGCGTGCTTAAGGGGCGTTCATGAAATAACCATGGCGCAGATGTATGTTATTGGGCGCGTATTTGAAAACGGCAGGATGAAAATGGGCGATCTGGCAAAAAGTGAAGGCGTAAAACTTCCCACTATGACAAGTATGGTAAACAAGCTGGTTAAGAACGGCCTGTTTATAAGGCAGAGCGACGAAAAAGACAGAAGAACCGTCTGGATTTCTGTTTCCGGCAAGACAAGAAAAGAGGTCATAGGGTATCTTAAACAAATGGACAGCCTGATGGGTAATCTGATGTCGGTACTGACAAATGAGGAAAAGAAAACATCTTTAAAAATACTTAAAAAAATGGAAAATCACCTTGAAAGGATGGGTAAATAA